One region of Apus apus isolate bApuApu2 chromosome 6, bApuApu2.pri.cur, whole genome shotgun sequence genomic DNA includes:
- the FTCD gene encoding formimidoyltransferase-cyclodeaminase, with translation MAKLVECVPNFSEGNNKEVIDAVRQAISRTPGCVLLDVDAGASTNRTVYTFVGSPEAVVEGALSAARVAWQLIDMSQHTGEHPRMGALDVCPFVPVMNVSMEECVTCAHRFGQRLAAELGVPVYLYGAAAREESRKALPSIRVGEYEALPEKLTKPEWAPDFGPPTFVPRWGATVTGARTFLIAYNINLLCTKELAHRIALNLREQGRGPDQPGRLKRVQGIGWYLEEENIAQVSTNLLDFETTPLHVVYEEVCRDAEALNLPVVGSQLVGLVPKKAMLDAAEFYIKKEKLFILEEEQKIRLVVSRLGLDSLTPFHPRERIIEYLVQAGEVDGGLVSKPLGAFVRAVGGRSAAPGGGSVSAAAGALGAALGCMVGLMSYGKRQFEELDPIMRKLIPPFHQAMDELVAMVDADSRAFSSYMEAMKLPKSTPEERERRTAAMQQGLKTAVRVPCALAEKVSGLWPALRELARHCNLACKSDIQVGAKMLEAAVFGAYFNVMINLKDITDEKFKLAMSQKVSGLLEEAKQSSVLVLTALEKRAA, from the exons ATGGCCAAGCTGGTGGAGTGTGTCCCCAACTTCTCGGAGGGGAATAATAAGGAG GTGATCGATGCGGTGAGACAGGCCATCTCCAGGACACcaggctgtgtgctgctggaCGTGGATGCTGGTGCCTCCACCAACCGCACGGTCTACACCTTCGTGGGGTCTCCTGAGGCTGTGGTGGAAGGGGCCCTGAGTGCAGCCCGAGTGGCCTGGCAGCTCATTGACATGAGCCAGCACACGG GTGAACACCCTCGCATGGGGGCCCTGGATGTCTGCCCCTTCGTGCCAGTGATGAATGTCAGCATGGAGGAGTGTGTCACCTGCGCCCACCGCTTCGGGCAGCGCTTGGCGGCCGAGCTGGGGGTGCCGG TTTACCTGTACGGCGCGGCGGCGcgggaggagagcaggaaagCACTGCCCAGCATCCGTGTTGGGGAGTATGAGGCGCTTCCTGAGAAG cttaCAAAACCAGAGTGGGCTCCTGATTTTGGGCCCCCAACCTTTGTCCCCCGGTGGGGGGCCACGGTGACGGGTGCCCGGACCTTCCTCATTGCTTACAACATCAACCTGCTGTGCACCAAGGAGCTGGCTCACCGCATCGCCCTCAACCTCCGCGAGCAGGGCCGCGGCCCCGACCAG CCTGGGCGCCTGAAGAGAGTGCAGGGCATTGGCTGGTATTTGGAGGAGGAGAACATAGCCCAGGTTTCCACAAACCTGCTGGACTTTGAGACCACGCCGCTCCACGTCGTCTACGAGGAGGTCTGCCGAGATGCAGAG GCACTGAACCTCCCTGTAGTGGGGTCTCAGCTGGTGGGACTTGTCCCCAAGAAGGCCATGCTGGATGCAGCTGAGTTTTacatcaaaaaggaaaaactctTCATCCTGGAGGAGGAACAGAAGATCAGGCTG GTGGTCAGTCGGCTGGGCCTGGACTCCCTGACTCCATTTCACCCCCGGGAGCGCATCATCGA gtacctggtgcaggcaggagaggtggaTGGGGGGCTGGTGTCCAAGCCCCTGGGCGCCTTTGTGCGAGCTGTTGGTGGGAGGTCGGCGGCCCCGGGAGGAGGCTCCgtgtctgcagctgctggtgccctg GGAGCGGCGCTGGGCTGCATGGTGGGGCTGATGAGCTACGGGAAGAGGCAGTTTGAGGAGCTGGACCCCATTATGAGGAAGCTGATTCCTCCCTTCCACCAGGCCATGGATGAGCTGGTGGCAATGGTGGACGCTGACTCCCGTGCCTTCAGCAGCTACATG GAAGCTATGAAGCTGCCAAAAAGCACCCCTGAAGAGCGGGAGAG GCGCACGGCTGCCATGCAGCAGGGGCTGAAGACAGCTGTGAGGGTGCCCTGTGCCCTGGCAGAGAAGGTGAGTGGGCTCTGGCCTgctctgagggaactggcacGGCACTGCAACCTGGCCTGCAAATCTGACATCCAG GTGGGAGCCAAAATGCTGGAAGCAGCTGTGTTTGGAGCTTACTTCAACGTCATGATCAACCTGAAAGACATAACGGATGAGAAGTTCAAGcttgca ATGTCACAGAAGGTCTctgggctgctggaggaggcaaAGCAAAGCTCAGTGCTCGTGCTGACAGCGCTGGAGAAGCGGGCAGCCTGA
- the LOC127386626 gene encoding uncharacterized protein LOC127386626, with amino-acid sequence MAGTAPRHSDPSPSWPMRTWAGHPGLAGVDNMISTKHMLGLWGCTEVGQSLPGGGAVKGMRVTVGVCPWEGAGAEEPGSTCCQEVPGGSPDGACPSLAARGRRGCGTPTQVLPVGCHHHNCKFAQQPPQDTLFTTLQQAPTQATPKCHLVPLGPIPRDSHPAILVGPLHLAPTHRGSTTMGTLLKGIIPMDTPHRGIIPTDTTIQDHRGAPLTAKRSTIRSTRSTPSTTDTSTPAAQAAAAVLTLTEEVLSHLQDGE; translated from the exons ATGGCTGGCACTGCACCAAGACATAGTGACCCCAGCCCCTCATGGCCCATGAGGACATGGGCTGGGCACCCAGGCTTGGCTGGAGTTGACAATATGATTTCTACTAAGCACATGCTTGGGCTTTGGGGGTGCACAGAGGTGGGACAGTCACTGCCTGGGGGTGGTGCTGTCAAAGGGATGAGGGTGACTGTTGGGGTCTGTCcttgggaaggagctggggcagaggagcCAGGTTccacctgctgccaggaggTGCCAGGAGGGAGCCCTGATGGTGCCTGTCCTTCTCTTGCAGCTCGGGGCCGCAGAGGATGTGGAACCCCAACCCag GTGCTCCCAGTGGGGTGCCACCACCACAACTGCAAATttgcccagcagcccccccaggaTACCCTTTTCACAACACTCCAGCAGGCCCCAACACAAGCTACCCCCAAATGCCACCTGGTGCCCCTGGGACCTATCCCCCGGGACAGCCACCCAGCCATCCTTGTGGGCCCTCTCCACCTGGCCCCTACCCACAGGGGCAGCACCACCATGGGCACCCTCCTCAAGGGCATCATCCCCATGGACACCCCCCACAGGGGCATCATCCCCACGGACACCACCATTCAGGACCACAGGGGTGCCCCCCTGACTGCCAAAAGAAGCACCATAAGAAGCACAAGAAGCACTCCAAGCACCACGGACACAAG cactccagcagctcaagcagcagcagcagttctgacTCTGACTGAGGAGGTCCTCTCCCACCTGCAGGATGGTGAATGA